In Rhodamnia argentea isolate NSW1041297 chromosome 11, ASM2092103v1, whole genome shotgun sequence, one genomic interval encodes:
- the LOC115744072 gene encoding chalcone synthase-like produces MGSSDCKVPAAILAIGTANPSNCIFQDDYPDFLFGVTNSEHLTDLKERFTRLCKKSSIKKRYFLLTEDILKQNPGMTSSGAASLNQRQDLATDMHPKLGFEAAIKAIGEWGESKSAISHLIFCSMSGVDMPGADAKLAKLLDLPPSINRLMLYNLGCQGSGTVLRIAKDIAENNPRARILAVWVESTCLLFQPPRGEDRVELLNSAILGDGAAAMIIGVAPPGTTGERPLFQIISASQTLIPGTGGAIGGQYREHGITVCLAREVPRLICSTLEACLVKAFSSATEGGVVSDWNSIFWVVHPGGWKVLDEVEETLGLTKERTRAARHVLEEYGNMMSATVPFILNEMRKRSTEAGKATTGDGLEFGVLLGFGPGITIETVVLHSTSSESTSRQNGS; encoded by the exons ATGGGTTCTTCAGACTGCAAAGTTCCAGCAGCAATTCTTGCCATCGGCACCGCCAATCCTTCAAACTGTATATTTCAGGATGACTATCCTGACTTTCTCTTTGGGGTCACAAATTCTGAGCATTTGACAGATCTCAAGGAGAGGTTCACTCGCTTAT GTAAGAAATCTAGCATAAAGAAGCGTTATTTCCTCTTGACAGAAGATATCTTGAAGCAAAACCCGGGCATGACCTCTTCCGGTGCCGCCTCGCTTAACCAACGTCAAGATCTGGCAACCGACATGCACCCAAAACTGGGGTTCGAAGCAGCGATCAAGGCCATTGGTGAGTGGGGTGAGTCCAAATCGGCCATCAGCCACCTCATCTTCTGCTCCATGTCAGGGGTGGACATGCCCGGCGCAGACGCAAAACTTGCCAAGCTCCTTGACCTCCCGCCTTCCATCAACAGGCTCATGCTCTACAACCTTGGCTGCCAGGGATCCGGAACCGTCCTCCGCATTGCCAAGGACATAGCTGAGAATAACCCCAGGGCACGGATCCTTGCTGTTTGGGTTGAGTCAACTTGCCTTCTATTTCAACCACCTCGAGGAGAAGATCGTGTGGAGTTACTGAACAGCGCGATCTTGGGCGATGGTGCAGCGGCTATGATTATCGGAGTCGCTCCACCAGGCACGACTGGTGAACGGCCCCTTTTCCAAATCATCTCCGCTTCACAGACGCTCATCCCAGGCACCGGCGGAGCAATCGGAGGCCAGTATAGGGAGCATGGCATCACCGTATGTCTAGCGCGGGAGGTGCCCAGATTGATTTGCTCCACCCTGGAGGCATGCTTGGTCAAGGCTTTTAGCTCGGCCACCGAGGGTGGCGTCGTTAGTGATTGGAACTCCATCTTTTGGGTCGTGCACCCGGGAGGCTGGAAGGTTCTTGACGAGGTGGAAGAGACGCTTGGGCTGACGAAAGAGAGGACGAGAGCTGCGAGGCATGTGCTGGAAGAGTACGGGAACATGATGAGCGCGACCGTGCCCTTCATTTTGAATGAAATGAGGAAGAGATCCACTGAGGCAGGGAAGGCCACGACAGGAGATGGGCTCGAGTTTGGGGTGCTCTTGGGGTTCGGCCCGGGAATCACCATCGAGACCGTCGTTCTAC ACAGCACAAGCAGCGAATCAACTTCGAGACAGAACGGAAGCTGA
- the LOC115744073 gene encoding omega-hydroxypalmitate O-feruloyl transferase-like, whose translation MEAFNTIASNILTVERSAPVPVLPEQDTPGGSIFLSSIDNVALTIMSTVYSFNRSDADVAGVIKQALSKVLVYYYPLAGRLAKNSQGKLIVDCQKKFAVPFVEASANCDIENLGDIQIMDSGTLGKLVYRDPTENMLEDGPLLTAQVTRFKCGSFTLGIALHHCMVDGIGAFQFVNSWAELARGKPLSMVPCHDRTILKPRVPPQISGPYDDFVHVSDVSNFMELYQREQMVYKSFHFDGEKLATLRKMATPDGHVMSNCSNFVALSALVWRSRSIALKMKPHQLSKLLLTVDIRPKLGTSMRDGYFGNAIIASSCLCTAGQLIDEPISSTAGKINEAIERVTEDYVRSSLDFMDTYQFDPYSVSSLLISSWLRLDYSCIDFGWGGPRQFGTGNPPPNLCMFMREDTENKKGIVVVLGLPLSAMNTFQELVQI comes from the exons ATGGAGGCCTTCAACACCATTGCCAGCAACATCCTAACAGTAGAAAGATCCGCCCCTGTCCCGGTCCTACCGGAACAAGACACACCCGGGGGTTCCATTTTCTTAAGTAGCATTGACAATGTGGCTTTGACAATCATGTCAACCGTTTATTCCTTCAACAGGAGCGATGCGGATGTGGCAGGCGTGATTAAGCAAGCTTTATCCAAAGTTTTGGTTTATTACTATCCTCTCGCAGGGAGGTTAGCCAAGAACTCTCAGGGAAAGTTGATTGTCGATTGCCAGAAGAAGTTTGCAGTCCCATTTGTGGAGGCATCGGCCAATTGCGACATCGAAAATCTGGGCGATATCCAAATCATGGATTCTGGTACTTTGGGAAAGCTCGTTTACAGAGACCCTACTGAAAATATGCTGGAAGATGGACCCCTTCTAACAGCACAG GTTACAAGGTTCAAATGTGGAAGTTTCACTTTAGGGATCGCACTTCACCACTGCATGGTGGACGGCATCGGCGCATTTCAATTTGTGAACTCGTGGGCTGAGTTAGCAAGAGGTAAACCATTATCCATGGTTCCTTGTCACGACAGAACAATTTTGAAGCCACGGGTGCCACCTCAAATTAGCGGTCCTTATGACGACTTTGTTCACGTGAGCGATGTATCGAACTTCATGGAATTATACCAAAGAGAGCAAATGGTGTATAAATCTTTCCACTTTGATGGTGAGAAGCTGGCGACCCTAAGAAAAATGGCAACACCTGATGGACATGTTATGAGCAACTGCTCCAACTTTGTCGCGCTCTCGGCTCTAGTATGGCGGTCTCGAAGCATTGCACTCAAGATGAAACCGCACCAACTGTCGAAGCTTCTCTTAACGGTCGATATCCGACCAAAGCTGGGAACATCAATGCGCGATGGATACTTTGGGAATGCCATAATCGCATCTTCCTGTCTCTGCACCGCTGGACAGCTGATTGATGAGCCGATCTCTTCCACAGCGGGAAAAATAAATGAGGCGATCGAGAGGGTGACAGAGGACTACGTGCGGTCGTCGCTCGATTTCATGGACACGTACCAATTTGATCCTTACTCAGTGAGCTCCCTGTTGATAAGTTCATGGTTGAGGCTGGATTATAGCTGCATAGACTTTGGATGGGGAGGGCCGAGGCAGTTCGGCACCGGCAACCCACCACCGAATCTCTGCATGTTTATGAGGGAAGACACTGAGAATAAGAAGGGCATTGTGGTGGTGTTGGGCTTGCCACTTTCGGCTATGAACACGTTCCAAGAGTTGGTTCAAATATAA